One region of Girardinichthys multiradiatus isolate DD_20200921_A chromosome 1, DD_fGirMul_XY1, whole genome shotgun sequence genomic DNA includes:
- the LOC124859570 gene encoding protein-glutamine gamma-glutamyltransferase 5-like isoform X1 gives MDYKQQAMYSNGGSGNFRLRMVNFEMKENHISHETQELSETRLVVRRGKPFKLTLLFGGRAWNPHTDRVVLLVRLGNLARSIPVLFSDQCSNLHKWSAKVYSRERHAHSVIVHICSPVLSAVGVYELLVQIETLWDKRIYSVGAFALLCNPWLRYDPVYMPQEAQIEEYVKSDFGLVYCGTSANVQSRPWSFGQYEPGVLEACLTLLQISPQHLRDSDRDYISRADPVYLSLVICAMVNCNDDLGILLGRWTNEYHDGVKPTDWTGSADILRQWLLSKFKPVRYGQCWVFASVLCTVMRALGIPSRVVTVFNAAHDTDANTTIEEYYTTTGEKLNLSKDSIWNFHVWVECWMKRSDLSPEFDGWQVVDPTPQEKSEGIFRCGPCPVAAIRQHCFRVPYDTPFLYASVDGDVRRLIMHNGLVVGEKVDTETVGQLICTKSIGLNSLNDLTNTYKGLKKLQRQNPRCVQYSAQRMVCRATSMLSADVRGEHRPSNSLSSEENYMGQMSPSLEVSLTTEGLPILGKSIRLCVKVTNRSNKARTLRENVSAQLKEYNSNPEKSFWKAQKEVHIQANKDLTLHHNIPYSDYESILAVDGVVNAAVVMQDSMTNECILSAQEFCMNCLPITLEIEGDSVQIKKEKTAHVTFTNQLDRPLSGAVLSVEGSGLLYGKQEARVGLLQPGKKIEKKVSIMAASHGTKLLVATLSHSNNSFTVSRSYHKVTVKAT, from the exons ATGGACTACAAGCAACAAGCAATGTACAGCAATGGCG GTTCGGGCAACTTTCGACTGAGGATGGTGAActttgaaatgaaagaaaaccacaTTTCCCATGAGACCCAGGAGCTAAGTGAAACTCGACTGGTGGTACGACGAGGAAAACCATTCAAACTAACTCTGCTGTTTGGCGGTCGGGCATGGAATCCTCACACTGACAGGGTGGTGCTGCTGGTCCGCTTAG GGAATCTGGCACGGAGCATCCCAGTTTTGTTCTCAGATCAATGTTCAAACCTCCACAAATGGTCGGCTAAAGTTTATTCCAGAGAGAGACATGCTCATTCAGTCATCGTCCACATCTGCTCCCCGGTTCTGTCTGCGGTGGGTGTCTATGAGCTCCTGGTTCAAATAGAGACACTCTGGGACAAACGTATTTACTCAGTGGGAGCATTTGCGCTGCTCTGCAATCCTTGGCTGCGAT ATGATCCAGTATACATGCCACAGGAAGCGCAGATAGAGGAGTATGTCAAGAGTGATTTTGGATTGGTGTATTGTGGCACTTCAGCAAATGTTCAGAGTCGGCCCTGGTCATTTGGTCAG TACGAGCCTGGAGTCCTGGAGGCATGTCTGACGCTACTGCAAATCAGCCCACAGCACCTACGTGACAGCGACAGAGACTACATCTCACGAGCAGACCCTGTTTACCTCTCTTTGGTCATCTGTGCCATG GTAAACTGCAATGATGATTTGGGAATTCTGCTTGGAAGATGGACAAATGAGTACCATGATGGTGTCAAGCCAACAGATTGGACCGGCAGTGCTGATATCCTCCGCCAGTGGCTCTTATCCAAATTCAAGCCTGTGCGCTATGGGCAGTGCTGGGTCTTTGCATCGGTCCTCTGCACAG TTATGAGAGCTCTGGGGATTCCTTCGAGGGTGGTGACCGTTTTCAATGCAGCCCATGACACTGATGCCAACACCACCATTGAAGAGTACTACACAACCACCGGGGAGAAACTTAACTTGTCCAAAGACAGCATCTG GAACTTCCATGTATGGGTGGAGTGTTGGATGAAGAGGTCAGACCTCAGTCCAGAGTTTGATGGCTGGCAGGTGGTGGACCCAACACCCCAAGAGAAGAGTGAAG GGATATTCCGTTGCGGCCCGTGCCCGGTTGCTGCCATCCGGCAACACTGCTTTCGTGTGCCATACGACACCCCGTTCCTCTACGCATCTGTTGATGGGGATGTTCGCCGTCTGATTATGCATAACGGACTTGTGGTTGGGGAAAAAGTGGACACCGAGACTGTGGGACAGCTAATATGCACCAAAAGCATCGGATTGAACAGTCTAAACGATCTGACAAATACGTATAAGGGCTTAAAAA AACTGCAGAGACAGAACCCGAGATGTGTTCAATATT CTGCACAGAGAATGG tatGCAGGGCCACTTCCATGCTTTCTGCAGATGTTCGTGGTG AACACAGGCCCAGTAATTCTCTCTCTTCTGAAGAAAATTATATGG GACAAATGTCCCCCAGTTTGGAGGTGTCCTTAACCACGGAGGGGTTGCCCATACTAGGAAAGAGCATCCGCTTGTGTGTTAAAGTCACAAACCGGTCAAACAAGGCAAGGACCCTGAGGGAAAATGTCAGCGCTCAGCTGAAAGAGTACAACAGCAACCCAGAGAAGAGCTTTTGGAAAGCACAAAAAGAAGTTCACATACAGGCTAATAAAG ATTTGACGCTCCACCACAACATCCCTTATTCTGACTATGAGTCCATCTTGGCAGTTGATGGTGTTGTGAATGCAGCGGTAGTAATGCAGGACTCAATGACCAATGAATGCATCCTGTCTGCACAAGAATTCTGCATGAACTGTCTACCAATAACATTGGAG ATAGAAGGAGATAGTGTCCaaataaagaaagagaaaacagcTCATGTGACCTTCACCAACCAGCTTGATAGACCTCTGTCTGGAGCTGTCCTGAGTGTGGAGGGATCTGGTTTGTTATATGGAAAGCAGGAGGCCAG GGTGGGTCTCCTTCAGCCAGGAAAGAAGATAGAGAAGAAAGTGTCCATCATGGCCGCTTCACATGGAACTAAACTACTGGTGGCTACTTTGTCACACAGCAACAACTCCTTCACTGTTTCCAGGAGCTACCATAAAGTTACTGTTAAGGCGACATGA
- the LOC124859570 gene encoding protein-glutamine gamma-glutamyltransferase 5-like isoform X2, giving the protein MDYKQQAMYSNGGSGNFRLRMVNFEMKENHISHETQELSETRLVVRRGKPFKLTLLFGGRAWNPHTDRVVLLVRLDDPVYMPQEAQIEEYVKSDFGLVYCGTSANVQSRPWSFGQYEPGVLEACLTLLQISPQHLRDSDRDYISRADPVYLSLVICAMVNCNDDLGILLGRWTNEYHDGVKPTDWTGSADILRQWLLSKFKPVRYGQCWVFASVLCTVMRALGIPSRVVTVFNAAHDTDANTTIEEYYTTTGEKLNLSKDSIWNFHVWVECWMKRSDLSPEFDGWQVVDPTPQEKSEGIFRCGPCPVAAIRQHCFRVPYDTPFLYASVDGDVRRLIMHNGLVVGEKVDTETVGQLICTKSIGLNSLNDLTNTYKGLKKLQRQNPRCVQYSAQRMVCRATSMLSADVRGEHRPSNSLSSEENYMGQMSPSLEVSLTTEGLPILGKSIRLCVKVTNRSNKARTLRENVSAQLKEYNSNPEKSFWKAQKEVHIQANKDLTLHHNIPYSDYESILAVDGVVNAAVVMQDSMTNECILSAQEFCMNCLPITLEIEGDSVQIKKEKTAHVTFTNQLDRPLSGAVLSVEGSGLLYGKQEARVGLLQPGKKIEKKVSIMAASHGTKLLVATLSHSNNSFTVSRSYHKVTVKAT; this is encoded by the exons ATGGACTACAAGCAACAAGCAATGTACAGCAATGGCG GTTCGGGCAACTTTCGACTGAGGATGGTGAActttgaaatgaaagaaaaccacaTTTCCCATGAGACCCAGGAGCTAAGTGAAACTCGACTGGTGGTACGACGAGGAAAACCATTCAAACTAACTCTGCTGTTTGGCGGTCGGGCATGGAATCCTCACACTGACAGGGTGGTGCTGCTGGTCCGCTTAG ATGATCCAGTATACATGCCACAGGAAGCGCAGATAGAGGAGTATGTCAAGAGTGATTTTGGATTGGTGTATTGTGGCACTTCAGCAAATGTTCAGAGTCGGCCCTGGTCATTTGGTCAG TACGAGCCTGGAGTCCTGGAGGCATGTCTGACGCTACTGCAAATCAGCCCACAGCACCTACGTGACAGCGACAGAGACTACATCTCACGAGCAGACCCTGTTTACCTCTCTTTGGTCATCTGTGCCATG GTAAACTGCAATGATGATTTGGGAATTCTGCTTGGAAGATGGACAAATGAGTACCATGATGGTGTCAAGCCAACAGATTGGACCGGCAGTGCTGATATCCTCCGCCAGTGGCTCTTATCCAAATTCAAGCCTGTGCGCTATGGGCAGTGCTGGGTCTTTGCATCGGTCCTCTGCACAG TTATGAGAGCTCTGGGGATTCCTTCGAGGGTGGTGACCGTTTTCAATGCAGCCCATGACACTGATGCCAACACCACCATTGAAGAGTACTACACAACCACCGGGGAGAAACTTAACTTGTCCAAAGACAGCATCTG GAACTTCCATGTATGGGTGGAGTGTTGGATGAAGAGGTCAGACCTCAGTCCAGAGTTTGATGGCTGGCAGGTGGTGGACCCAACACCCCAAGAGAAGAGTGAAG GGATATTCCGTTGCGGCCCGTGCCCGGTTGCTGCCATCCGGCAACACTGCTTTCGTGTGCCATACGACACCCCGTTCCTCTACGCATCTGTTGATGGGGATGTTCGCCGTCTGATTATGCATAACGGACTTGTGGTTGGGGAAAAAGTGGACACCGAGACTGTGGGACAGCTAATATGCACCAAAAGCATCGGATTGAACAGTCTAAACGATCTGACAAATACGTATAAGGGCTTAAAAA AACTGCAGAGACAGAACCCGAGATGTGTTCAATATT CTGCACAGAGAATGG tatGCAGGGCCACTTCCATGCTTTCTGCAGATGTTCGTGGTG AACACAGGCCCAGTAATTCTCTCTCTTCTGAAGAAAATTATATGG GACAAATGTCCCCCAGTTTGGAGGTGTCCTTAACCACGGAGGGGTTGCCCATACTAGGAAAGAGCATCCGCTTGTGTGTTAAAGTCACAAACCGGTCAAACAAGGCAAGGACCCTGAGGGAAAATGTCAGCGCTCAGCTGAAAGAGTACAACAGCAACCCAGAGAAGAGCTTTTGGAAAGCACAAAAAGAAGTTCACATACAGGCTAATAAAG ATTTGACGCTCCACCACAACATCCCTTATTCTGACTATGAGTCCATCTTGGCAGTTGATGGTGTTGTGAATGCAGCGGTAGTAATGCAGGACTCAATGACCAATGAATGCATCCTGTCTGCACAAGAATTCTGCATGAACTGTCTACCAATAACATTGGAG ATAGAAGGAGATAGTGTCCaaataaagaaagagaaaacagcTCATGTGACCTTCACCAACCAGCTTGATAGACCTCTGTCTGGAGCTGTCCTGAGTGTGGAGGGATCTGGTTTGTTATATGGAAAGCAGGAGGCCAG GGTGGGTCTCCTTCAGCCAGGAAAGAAGATAGAGAAGAAAGTGTCCATCATGGCCGCTTCACATGGAACTAAACTACTGGTGGCTACTTTGTCACACAGCAACAACTCCTTCACTGTTTCCAGGAGCTACCATAAAGTTACTGTTAAGGCGACATGA